The Paenibacillus beijingensis nucleotide sequence TTACGCCCTTCCTGCGTCAAGGTGACGAGCTTCACCCGCTGGTCGAGCGGGGACGTGGCCCGGGCGATATAACCTTTTCGCTCGAGCCGCTTGGCGATGCTCGTCATCGAGCTGAGCGGAGCTCCCATCTCGGCGGCAAGCCCCGACATCGGCATATCGCCCCGAAACAGCAGGATCAGCAGCGTGGACAAATCGGAGCGCGTTATATTCTGCTCGATCTCGGCCGTATCGGTTATGAAGGCAAATGGTCGCAGTCCGGTTTTGAGCAAGAGGTCAAACAACTGCTGCATATCTGGCTCCTTTTAGTACGAAAGTGAAGGAATTTGATACCATTATAGTACGATGTCGTAGTAATATCAAGTCAAATAAATTGATCCAGCATGCCATTTATGTTCGAGAGATGAAAATCGGCCGGCTCGAATACCTGGCCATTCTCTCCGTCTTACCAACCAAAACGAAATAGTGTGGAGAGAATAAAACCAAGGGAAATTATAACGGATAAAAAAGTCATCCCCTTCATCCAAATTGGCATCTGTTTATGTACATACAGGCGATAAACAGAATAAACGGATGTTAGTAGCGTTGCAAGGAGCATGGCTCTTCTGAGCCACAACACCCCCGACATCGTGACCATCATATTGGCGGAGCCTCCAAGCACAAATAAGATTCCGACATGAAGCCAGTGATGTGAAGAAGCAATGATGGATAATAGAATCGATGAGACCGAGG carries:
- a CDS encoding MarR family winged helix-turn-helix transcriptional regulator — its product is MQQLFDLLLKTGLRPFAFITDTAEIEQNITRSDLSTLLILLFRGDMPMSGLAAEMGAPLSSMTSIAKRLERKGYIARATSPLDQRVKLVTLTQEGRKLASECQQIMQAMLSRVEEVLTAQELEQFTALLLKVARAFQEKGPLKPQEKKASPRKITIEE